One Dialister invisus DSM 15470 genomic region harbors:
- a CDS encoding OadG family protein, giving the protein MDTPGPLSICITNMVIVFAVLIFLAFVIELIHVVDPTKKKK; this is encoded by the coding sequence ATGGATACTCCAGGCCCACTTTCCATTTGTATCACTAACATGGTTATCGTATTTGCCGTTCTTATTTTTCTGGCTTTCGTTATTGAATTGATCCATGTCGTTGACCCGACAAAAAAGAAAAAATAA